GTCTACATGTTTGACGAGCCTTCCTCATACCTGGATGTCAAGCAGCGTCTgcatgctgctgccatGATTCGGTCGCTCATCGACTCCACCGGTTATATTATTGTTGTCGAGCACGATCTGTCAGTGCTGGATTATCTGTCCGATTTCGTCTGCATTCTCTACGGTGTCCCCTCCGTCTACGGAGTGGTGACTCTGCCCTCGTCTGTGCGAGAAGGTATCAACATTTTCCTGGACGGTCACATCCCCACCGAAAACCTGCGGTTCCGAACCGAGTCTCTGCAGTTCCGACTCGCCGATGCCACTGAGATCACCCCCCTTGACCAGTCGCGATCTTTCAAGTACCCCACCATGAGCCGAACTCAGGGCGACTTCAAGCTTAACGTCGAGTCTGGAGAGTTCACTGACTCGGAAATCATTGTCATGATGGGCGAGAACGGTACCGGAAAGACCACACTTTGTCGACTTCTGGCCGGCGCCGTGGCTCCTGATGAGGGACAGAAGGCCCCCAAGCTCAACGTGTCCATGAAGCCCCAGAAGATTGCCCCCAAGTTCACTGGTACCGTGCGACAGCTCTTCCTCAAGAAGATCCGATCCTCCATGCATCACCCCCAGTTCCAGACCGATGTCTACAAGCCTCTGCGAATTGACGACATTATCGACCAGGAGGTCCAGAACCTGTCTGGTGGTGAGTTGCAGCGAGTCGCCATTGTGCTCGCTCTGGGTCAGCCCGCAGATATCTACCTTATCGATGAGCCTTCCGCTTACCTCGATTCCGAGCAGCGAATCATCTGTGCCAAGGTCATTCGACGGTTCATTCTGCATTCGAAGAAGACCGCCTTTATCGTTGAGCACGATTTCATCATGGCCACCTACCTGGCCGACCGAGTCATTGTCTTTGACGGACAGCCCTCCGTCGAGGCCTTTGCCCGACGACCCGAGTCTCTGCTTACCGGATGCAACCGGTTCCTCAAGTCTCTCAACGTCACCTTCCGACGAGACCCCACCTCGTTCCGACCCCGAATTaacaagaaggactcgcagatggacaaggagcagaaggCTCACGGCAACTACTTTTTCCTCGACACTGCGGAGGCTTAAGCGAAAGATGGAAATCGAATGGAGGATTCAACAACGAAAATTGGCAACGAGTAGCAAAATAACTAGGATAGTTACAGGCATTCTAATAGATGTGCGGAATGAAAATGATTGGATaagtgagagagagagagaattAGTAGGGTTGAAACAATTACATAAAACCCCACAGAGGCTGTATTTGTATAGGCTGCGGTTATTTTTCGGCTgcaatttttttcccattttttATACGAATTATTCCCATTTCCCATCCTGCATAAATTCAGATTATTCATTTCGCCTTACTAATAATATAAGGTTTGGAATCACCCTGGAACCAACCAACCACAACACAGATTTATCACCAAGTTAGACTACGCACCTCGAATACGAAAATGTCTGGTGAGTACGAAAACGCCAATAGGCGCTCATTGAGGAATGATCCGGATGCGAAAATGCGCGGAATCGCCGTTCCGTTGCTCCACAACGTCGCCGACGTGATTTTACCGCGCGCGAGACAGaaactaacacagaacaTCAGCGACCCGAGCTCGTGTCTTTTGACGACATCAACTACAACGACCACAAGAAGGTCCGAGAGGCCCAGGAGAGCTACACACGAGAGCAGTTCATCCGActggaggctctcaagaccgTGCGaaaggctctggagaagtgCTACGAGGAGTCTGGCCCCAACCACTTTGAGGACTGCAAGAACCTGGCCGAGCAGTACCTGGACATGCTCCCCACCCACCGACTTCAGGGATACCTTGGTTACCAGCGAAACGATCCTTCCAAGTAAGTAGTTATTTATGCATGTTTGATAGATGTGaatggtactgtaccattTGCTGAGCTGTAGCGGAGTGAGGAGGACAGTGCAAAAAGAGACCCACAAAAGAGATGCACAAAAAAGGACAGTGACCGGgttgtactcatactcgtactcatacttgCACTCGTACAACTAGTCCGATATTATCGTGTAGTGATGGACTTGTATTTATCGGATTACATAATGCTGATCTCTGCGATGACCTTAGAACAATGTGACCTCAGACTGATTGGCTCATCATAGTGGTCTCACATCAACTCAAACACGTGCAAGTGTGAGaattacttgtatcgtatcACATGTATTtgcttctcttcctcttcatcaactCTATCATGAACTTCACACAAGACACCCAACTGCTAGACCAATGGCAACACCTCGTGGGGAAGAAAATCGTGTCTAAGAACGACGTCTCGGAGCTCTCATCTTCGGAATTCTACAAGGAAGACCTTCCTCAGCCCAACCGGGTTCTTGGGCCTATGTCACCTTGCACCATGGACTTCCGTCCCAACAGACTTAACGTCATTGTCGACGATAACGGGGTCTGCGAAAGGGTAGATGTTTGTTAGAGGGGAGGAATTGACCCCGAGGAACCGGTCCCGTTCATTCGCCACGACCAACTACTCATATTGTGCTACACAGCTTTCAGACGACTGCGATAGGGTGCGATACACcacgagtacagtatgtacagtatgtacatgaaCAGCACTCGTATTAGACGAAGATTCGGAAGTTGGGCAGTATCACATTGTGTATCTTCTGAGACATTCTCGTTTGTTCAATGATGAGACAGGTTGATCTACAGTGACTTCAGTTTGAGCTTAGAGATTGAAGATATACGGTATATACTCTTTCAGTACAAGCTTCACTTTATATGGTAACACTGCAACTGACTCTGATGACTCCATTGAACTCCAGGAAAGAGCGCCGAATTCTGAAATGAGTGCGAATGGCTGCTTAATGTTTTAATTTGAAGTTCACATTATTCATGTCCCGGAATATCTCCCATCCTTAGTCCTTTTGACGTCCCAACTAATCCCACCCATTCCCAACTAATACCAACTAAATTACTCAACGATATGGCACTAccattttccattttccGCGTTCCGTCTGAAGCCCACAAACTTCCACAGATATTCATCTAGACGCTTCCTTACAATGACATTTGGACTCTTACTTTAGGAGACCCAACGAGCGGCTGACTCAAAGCCGCTCTGGTGGAAGAATGGCAACAGTTGATGCTGATGGCTAATATGGAGGCGGGAATGGAGGCTGCTCGTCCGGCACTGCCGTTCCACCGACGAAGGCACAGTGTCTAAAGCCGTCGACCAGCTGACTACGGCCCATACCAAGCTCATCAAACACATGTCCGCTCGACGAAAGAGCTCAAACAGAAGGACATCAAACAATGAACATCTGCGTTGTTCGTGCGGTACTTTCGGATTTCGCCCATTGCCGGCCGGTTTGAGGGTCTGCGGATGCCGAATCTGAACGACTCAAAATGCTTTAGATCCACGCGAAAAGATGATCCAGAACACCAGAGACTCAAGCTCCTGGGGCCGGTACAGGAAGATGCAGCCTTGTTGCAGACTCACATTCAGTAGAGATGCTGGGGGCTAAGATGAAGGGACCAGGAACGCTGTTCTGATTTAAAACAAGAGTACAGCCCAATTGATCCACTACTGGACCCGTCTGTAGTCCAGACACGCAATACTTTCGATTGTCCATTGATTTTCTCCCCCAAAGATCCAGAGTTGTGTGTCAACTAGCGAAGCGTCAACTCCTTTCGGTTGTCAGCTTACCAATGATGTACCATGGGGCGTTTGATGTACCTATACACACCGTACAGCAGACCCTTGTTGCTGATAAAAACGAGACCGTAGTCCAGCATAGACATCTGATCACTGCGCCACTGCGGTTTTCTGCATATAAACCGTTCTTTCAGGCAATGGCGGGGTGTAATCTTCTCCATAGATCGACATGAGTGCAAAATGTGATTATCATGGGTGTTATGGGCGCGAATACGTGGTTTCTGGTGAAAGAGTGGAGGGTGGGGAGGTATCGGAGACGAGAATTGTCCAttttggagttga
The Yarrowia lipolytica chromosome 1A, complete sequence genome window above contains:
- a CDS encoding uncharacterized protein (Compare to YALI0A17946g, gnl|GLV|YALI0A17946g [Yarrowia lipolytica] weakly similar to uniprot|Q7RVJ6 Neurospora crassa NADH- ubiquinone oxidoreductase 12 KD subunit precursor (ComplexI-12KD)), whose protein sequence is MSEHQRPELVSFDDINYNDHKKVREAQESYTREQFIRLEALKTVRKALEKCYEESGPNHFEDCKNLAEQYLDMLPTHRLQGYLGYQRNDPSK
- a CDS encoding uncharacterized protein (Compare to YALI0A17941g, highly similar to uniprot|Q03195 Saccharomyces cerevisiae YDR091c RLI1, similar to Saccharomyces cerevisiae RLI1 (YDR091C); ancestral locus Anc_8.227), producing MPPKNKNEVKDGDKNTRIAIVNVDKCKPKKCRQECKKSCPVVRTGKLCIEVTPDSKIAFISETLCIGCGICPKKCPFGALQIINLPTNLDSEVTHRYSANSFKLHRLPTPRPGQVLGLVGTNGIGKSTALKILAGKQKPNLGRYEDPPTWQEILTHFRGSELQNYFTRVLEDNLKAIIKPQYVDNLPRAIKGPLQKVGELLKAKLERKDDFENIVNTLELKGVWKREVSLLSGGELQRFAIGMSCVQLAQVYMFDEPSSYLDVKQRLHAAAMIRSLIDSTGYIIVVEHDLSVLDYLSDFVCILYGVPSVYGVVTLPSSVREGINIFLDGHIPTENLRFRTESLQFRLADATEITPLDQSRSFKYPTMSRTQGDFKLNVESGEFTDSEIIVMMGENGTGKTTLCRLLAGAVAPDEGQKAPKLNVSMKPQKIAPKFTGTVRQLFLKKIRSSMHHPQFQTDVYKPLRIDDIIDQEVQNLSGGELQRVAIVLALGQPADIYLIDEPSAYLDSEQRIICAKVIRRFILHSKKTAFIVEHDFIMATYLADRVIVFDGQPSVEAFARRPESLLTGCNRFLKSLNVTFRRDPTSFRPRINKKDSQMDKEQKAHGNYFFLDTAEA